The proteins below come from a single Leifsonia sp. 1010 genomic window:
- a CDS encoding histidine phosphatase family protein: protein MTARTLLLIRHGESTANVAAAAAEAAGAEVISVEARDPDITLSPLGELQAAALGARLRDALPSDAALFSSPYRRAIQTARFALGEEVSLRLDERLRDRELGILDRLTALGVERRLPLEAERRRWAGKFYYRPPGGEAWTDVALRIRSFLRDLPPSGTVVVFAHDAVVSLFLYVLLRMTEGQLAEHLLTHPVANASVTELTGEGDEWTLRAFADDAHLSVAGLPATQHPGEARTDA, encoded by the coding sequence ATGACCGCTCGCACCCTGCTCCTCATCCGGCACGGCGAGAGCACGGCGAACGTCGCCGCGGCCGCTGCGGAGGCGGCCGGAGCCGAGGTGATCTCCGTCGAGGCCCGCGACCCCGACATCACCCTCTCGCCGCTGGGCGAGCTGCAGGCCGCCGCCCTCGGCGCCCGGCTGCGCGACGCCCTCCCGTCGGATGCCGCCCTCTTCAGCTCGCCGTACCGCCGCGCCATCCAGACCGCCCGGTTCGCTCTCGGCGAGGAGGTGTCGTTGCGGCTCGACGAGCGCCTGCGGGATCGCGAGCTCGGCATCCTCGACCGCCTCACCGCACTCGGCGTGGAACGGCGGCTTCCGCTGGAGGCCGAGCGCCGGCGCTGGGCGGGCAAGTTCTACTACCGCCCGCCGGGCGGCGAGGCGTGGACGGATGTGGCGCTGCGCATCCGCTCGTTCCTGCGCGACCTCCCCCCGAGCGGCACCGTCGTGGTCTTCGCCCACGACGCGGTCGTCAGCCTCTTCCTGTACGTCCTGCTGCGCATGACCGAGGGGCAGCTCGCCGAGCACCTGCTGACGCATCCCGTCGCCAACGCCTCGGTCACCGAGCTCACCGGCGAGGGCGACGAGTGGACGCTGCGGGCCTTCGCCGACGACGCCCACCTGTCGGTGGCCGGGCTCCCGGCGACCCAGCACCCCGGCGAGGCGCGCACCGATGCGTGA
- a CDS encoding AI-2E family transporter, producing the protein MTQDASIPAPAPAEPDHRTGRRWPFSRGRKHPVTPAEPVDPDTELGPAGGVGRGVRILLGLAAGMVISFGMAAIGGILAPTLLALVLTICAQPVRVWLERHGTPQGLATGAVGLTVFALLAGFIAVLWIATAQFIGMLPQYKSQLQQLGADFTAWLQSIGVGQQQVQQIKAGFDPGTFLSFFGGLLGNAFGLIAFLVIVLTMLILMPADAAYTPTLLRQLQPTRPNLVYAFGGFAHSVRRYMVVTTLLGIVQGVINGVALWALGVPAALLWAILSFLCSFIPNVGYFIAIVPPLVFGFLTGGWGTVVAIIVIYGIINAVVQSIVQPKVVGNAVALSQTLTFFSVLFWAVVLGPIGAILAIPLTLLVRAVLVDSDPRSRLWRPIIGDLTHTRELMKEQAVERKTERKQQHAQTPPPAA; encoded by the coding sequence ATGACCCAGGATGCCTCCATCCCGGCACCGGCACCGGCGGAGCCCGATCACCGGACCGGCCGTCGCTGGCCTTTCTCTCGCGGGCGGAAACACCCCGTCACACCGGCGGAGCCCGTCGACCCGGACACCGAACTCGGACCGGCGGGCGGCGTGGGGCGCGGCGTGCGCATCCTGCTCGGACTGGCCGCCGGTATGGTGATCTCGTTCGGGATGGCCGCGATCGGCGGCATCCTCGCCCCGACTCTGCTCGCGCTCGTCCTGACGATCTGCGCCCAGCCGGTCCGGGTCTGGCTGGAGCGCCACGGCACCCCGCAGGGTCTGGCAACGGGAGCGGTCGGCCTGACCGTGTTCGCCCTCCTCGCCGGGTTCATCGCCGTGCTCTGGATCGCGACCGCGCAGTTCATCGGGATGCTGCCGCAGTACAAATCGCAACTCCAGCAACTCGGGGCCGACTTCACGGCGTGGCTGCAGAGCATCGGCGTCGGGCAGCAGCAGGTGCAGCAGATCAAGGCCGGTTTCGACCCCGGCACCTTCCTGTCGTTCTTCGGCGGCCTCCTCGGCAATGCGTTCGGGCTGATCGCGTTCCTGGTGATCGTGTTGACGATGCTCATCCTCATGCCCGCGGACGCCGCATACACGCCGACCCTGCTCCGGCAGCTGCAGCCGACGCGGCCGAACCTGGTCTACGCGTTCGGCGGCTTCGCGCACTCGGTGCGCCGGTACATGGTGGTCACCACGCTGCTCGGCATCGTGCAGGGCGTCATCAACGGGGTGGCCCTGTGGGCACTCGGCGTCCCCGCCGCGCTGCTGTGGGCGATCCTGTCGTTCCTCTGCAGCTTCATCCCGAACGTCGGCTACTTCATCGCGATCGTGCCGCCGCTCGTCTTCGGGTTCCTGACCGGCGGGTGGGGCACCGTCGTTGCGATCATCGTGATCTACGGCATCATCAACGCCGTCGTGCAGTCGATCGTGCAGCCGAAGGTGGTCGGCAACGCCGTCGCGCTCAGCCAGACTCTGACCTTCTTCTCCGTGCTGTTCTGGGCCGTCGTCCTCGGCCCGATCGGCGCCATCCTGGCGATCCCGCTGACGCTGCTCGTCCGCGCGGTGCTCGTCGACTCCGACCCCAGGTCCCGCCTGTGGCGGCCGATCATCGGCGACCTCACGCACACGCGCGAGCTCATGAAGGAACAAGCCGTCGAGCGCAAGACGGAGCGCAAGCAGCAGCACGCGCAGACCCCTCCGCCTGCGGCGTAG
- a CDS encoding SHOCT domain-containing protein, which yields MDWSNFWSVIWLFFWSFAFVAYLFALFAIISDLFRDHKLNGWWKALWIIFLIFVPFLTALVYLIARGPGMAERNQKEARQYQAATDDYIRQVAGSSPADEIAKAKALLDSGAITPDEFAHLKAHALAGRGTTGGAAPAASAAAPAAPAAPAGPATPPPAAPTV from the coding sequence ATGGACTGGAGCAACTTCTGGAGCGTCATCTGGCTCTTCTTCTGGAGCTTCGCCTTCGTGGCCTATCTGTTCGCACTGTTCGCGATCATCAGCGACCTGTTCCGTGATCACAAGCTGAACGGGTGGTGGAAGGCGCTGTGGATCATCTTCCTGATCTTCGTGCCCTTCCTGACGGCGTTGGTGTACCTGATCGCGCGCGGCCCCGGCATGGCGGAGCGCAACCAGAAGGAAGCCAGGCAGTACCAGGCGGCCACGGACGACTACATCCGGCAGGTCGCCGGATCGAGCCCGGCGGACGAGATCGCCAAGGCGAAAGCGCTGCTCGACAGCGGCGCGATCACCCCCGATGAGTTCGCGCACCTGAAGGCGCACGCACTCGCAGGCCGTGGAACGACGGGCGGGGCGGCCCCGGCCGCCTCCGCAGCGGCACCCGCGGCACCCGCCGCACCGGCCGGACCGGCGACACCGCCACCGGCAGCACCGACGGTCTGA
- a CDS encoding NAD(P)H-hydrate dehydratase, with protein MRDRTATPEPERVTPELLRAWPLPEPSGSKRSRGQVLVVGGAVRSPGAALLAGRAALRVGAGRLTLAVGASVAAPIAVALPECGVVPLPETSSGSVRGAGVRAASDDLASADAVLLGPGLDDAAETARMLPRVARAVGRDTVLVLDAYALGALAGHPRLVGGVPRILTPNTEEASRLLGRDTDDLDADSVEVARRYRATVSCFGRVASPDGRLLTVGDGDPGLGTSGSGDALAGAIAGLAARGADPLQAAAWGTYLHAVAGDSLAASVGRLGYLASEIVDRLTAELDALS; from the coding sequence ATGCGTGATCGCACGGCGACGCCCGAACCGGAGCGGGTGACCCCGGAGCTGCTGCGTGCGTGGCCGCTGCCCGAGCCGTCCGGATCCAAGCGGTCGCGCGGGCAGGTGCTCGTGGTCGGCGGCGCCGTGCGCTCCCCCGGTGCCGCGCTGCTCGCCGGGCGTGCGGCCCTGCGGGTCGGGGCCGGGAGGCTGACCCTCGCGGTCGGCGCGTCCGTCGCCGCGCCGATCGCCGTGGCCCTGCCGGAGTGCGGCGTCGTTCCGCTGCCCGAGACCTCGTCCGGGAGTGTGCGCGGAGCGGGTGTCCGTGCGGCGTCCGATGATCTGGCGTCCGCCGACGCGGTGCTCCTGGGGCCGGGTCTCGACGATGCCGCGGAGACCGCCCGGATGCTCCCCCGCGTCGCGCGCGCCGTCGGCCGAGACACGGTCCTCGTCCTCGACGCCTACGCTCTCGGGGCCCTCGCGGGGCACCCGCGGCTGGTGGGGGGCGTCCCGCGCATCCTCACCCCGAACACCGAGGAGGCGTCGCGGCTGCTCGGCCGCGACACCGACGACCTCGATGCCGACAGCGTCGAGGTCGCCCGCCGCTACCGCGCAACGGTCAGCTGCTTCGGGCGGGTCGCCTCCCCCGACGGCCGGTTGCTGACCGTCGGCGACGGGGACCCCGGACTCGGCACCTCCGGCAGCGGGGATGCGCTGGCCGGCGCGATCGCCGGGCTCGCCGCGCGCGGAGCAGACCCCCTGCAGGCCGCCGCCTGGGGCACCTACCTGCACGCCGTGGCGGGCGACTCCCTGGCAGCGAGCGTCGGTCGGCTCGGCTACCTCGCGTCGGAGATCGTCGACCGCCTCACCGCGGAGCTCGACGCCCTCTCCTGA